The following proteins are encoded in a genomic region of Desulfosporosinus youngiae DSM 17734:
- a CDS encoding 4Fe-4S dicluster domain-containing protein, which translates to MDLLNLVKEAGVIGAGGAGFPTHAKLTSQAEYILLNGAECEPLLRVDQQLMELFPDQIIRGLEAAGRQVEARKAIMGIKGKHKKVIGLMRERISALGLTDYMEVMELRDIYPAGDEQVLVHELTQRIVPEAAIPLKVGCVVINSETALNICRAIAGKPVTETYITVAGDIPQRMTLKVPVGVSIQEVIGQCGVDNPDDYAVIDGGPMMGSVLNQVNGYVTKKSKGYVLLKKDHFLIRKKSVSLERARVIGKTACEQCRMCTDLCPRYLLGHNMQPHKVMRALSYNLEDVKDQQIAQLCCECNACELFSCPANLHPRSVNSLYKRKLAEQGIRYQPLEMDFQARPARDYRLIPSKRLVMKLGLSAFDQPAPMTQVEFRPEYIRIALQQHIGAPAIPVVEIGEKVKAGQLIGKIPDNSLGAPVHSSFEGTVAEIKDHSILIKVGSYV; encoded by the coding sequence TTGGATCTGCTGAACTTAGTCAAGGAGGCAGGAGTGATTGGGGCAGGCGGAGCCGGATTTCCGACTCATGCTAAACTAACCTCTCAAGCCGAGTATATATTGCTTAATGGAGCTGAATGTGAACCCCTGCTTCGCGTGGACCAGCAATTGATGGAGCTGTTTCCTGATCAAATCATCAGAGGTTTGGAAGCGGCGGGAAGACAGGTTGAAGCCCGCAAAGCCATCATGGGTATCAAGGGCAAACATAAAAAGGTCATTGGCCTCATGCGGGAAAGAATTTCAGCTTTGGGACTTACAGATTATATGGAAGTGATGGAGCTTAGGGATATCTATCCCGCTGGGGACGAACAGGTTTTAGTTCATGAACTGACCCAACGAATTGTTCCGGAGGCAGCCATTCCTCTTAAAGTAGGGTGTGTGGTTATCAATTCGGAAACTGCCCTGAATATATGCAGGGCCATAGCCGGAAAGCCTGTCACAGAAACCTATATTACCGTAGCTGGAGATATTCCTCAGCGTATGACCCTTAAAGTACCCGTAGGCGTATCCATCCAAGAGGTCATCGGACAATGCGGAGTAGACAATCCGGATGATTATGCCGTGATCGATGGCGGCCCTATGATGGGTTCTGTCCTGAACCAGGTTAATGGGTATGTAACCAAAAAAAGCAAAGGCTATGTCCTGCTTAAAAAGGACCACTTTCTGATCCGGAAAAAATCCGTCAGCCTCGAGCGGGCCAGAGTCATCGGCAAGACTGCCTGTGAACAATGCCGCATGTGCACCGATCTGTGTCCCCGTTATCTCCTGGGGCACAATATGCAGCCCCATAAAGTCATGCGCGCTCTGAGCTACAATTTGGAGGATGTCAAGGACCAGCAAATCGCCCAATTGTGTTGCGAATGCAATGCCTGCGAATTATTTTCCTGCCCGGCTAATCTCCATCCCCGCTCGGTCAATAGCCTTTACAAACGTAAGCTGGCGGAACAAGGGATAAGATATCAGCCCCTGGAGATGGATTTCCAAGCGCGGCCGGCCAGAGACTACCGCCTGATTCCCAGTAAACGTCTCGTCATGAAACTTGGCTTATCAGCCTTCGATCAACCGGCCCCTATGACTCAGGTCGAGTTTCGCCCCGAATACATCCGGATTGCTCTGCAGCAGCACATTGGAGCGCCGGCAATCCCGGTGGTTGAGATCGGCGAGAAGGTGAAAGCCGGACAACTGATTGGCAAAATTCCGGACAACAGCCTTGGAGCCCCCGTTCACTCCAGTTTCGAAGGAACTGTGGCAGAGATTAAGGATCATTCTATTTTGATAAAGGTGGGTTCGTATGTATAG
- a CDS encoding EutN/CcmL family microcompartment protein, producing the protein MIAAKVIDNIWATRKADSLVGLKFMLVEILGGLDAGRLIIAADTISAGIGDRVLVSLGSSARKMMDREDVPIDAAIVGIIDEDCTF; encoded by the coding sequence ATGATAGCTGCAAAAGTAATTGATAATATTTGGGCAACCAGAAAAGCGGATTCCCTTGTAGGGCTGAAATTCATGTTGGTAGAAATCCTGGGCGGTCTTGATGCCGGTCGTCTCATCATAGCCGCGGACACCATCAGTGCTGGCATAGGGGACCGAGTCCTGGTCAGTCTTGGCAGCTCGGCCCGCAAAATGATGGATCGGGAGGATGTACCCATTGATGCAGCCATTGTAGGCATTATTGACGAAGACTGCACATTTTAA
- a CDS encoding BMC domain-containing protein: MEYRIIKSPSRGTVDMLFRRKGSSSTVSIENYDAVGLVQGRLIDMVFAADIAEKAAGVVVEDIKGQCPQNMIMIAVFGDTASVEAAIQEIIYKFKEEKTGEIR; this comes from the coding sequence ATGGAGTATCGAATTATAAAATCCCCTTCCAGGGGGACTGTGGATATGCTCTTTCGGCGTAAAGGCTCCTCTTCAACAGTCTCTATTGAGAACTATGATGCGGTAGGTTTAGTTCAAGGGCGGTTAATTGATATGGTTTTTGCTGCGGATATTGCGGAAAAAGCGGCAGGGGTGGTTGTGGAAGACATTAAAGGTCAATGCCCCCAGAATATGATTATGATCGCTGTCTTCGGTGATACGGCATCAGTGGAAGCTGCTATCCAGGAAATAATCTATAAATTTAAAGAAGAGAAAACAGGTGAAATCCGATGA